In a genomic window of Pelotomaculum thermopropionicum SI:
- a CDS encoding conserved hypothetical protein (with DUF1446), whose protein sequence is MEEMRILSPTAILGYGFPLDSLKRGLARQPHAIAVDAGSTDPGPYYLGSGESFTNRAAVKRDLSLMLEAAVNRKIPLLIGTAGGSGGEPHLKRDCELVVEIAREKGLHFRMAVIHAEVDKERVRGALRRGEVKPSGPAPPLREEDLDETVRIVGQMGYEPIIGAMKAGAEVILAGRAYDPSVFAAPAVKRGFDPGLAIHLGKILECGAIAASPGSGSDCLLGCLGRGYFEVEPLNPIRRCTVTSVAAHTLYEKTDPLALPGPGGLLDLKEARFEQAGEGRVRVTGSRFIPADRYWVKLEGVKKAGYRTISIAGCRDPVMVKEIDGVIESVRERVRDNFKELGYEYFLDFKLYGKNGVMGALEPERQAVSHELGIIIEAVAETQDLADTICGFARSTMLHCSYPGRVATAGNLAFPYSPSDFKGGAVYQFSVYHLMAVADPYELFPLELINV, encoded by the coding sequence ATGGAGGAAATGCGCATCCTGTCCCCGACGGCTATCCTTGGCTACGGGTTTCCCTTGGATTCTCTTAAAAGGGGCCTGGCCAGGCAACCCCACGCTATAGCGGTGGACGCCGGTTCCACCGATCCCGGGCCTTACTATCTTGGTTCAGGGGAGTCTTTTACGAACCGCGCGGCGGTAAAAAGGGACCTTAGCCTGATGCTGGAGGCGGCGGTAAACAGAAAAATTCCGCTTCTTATCGGCACGGCCGGCGGAAGCGGGGGCGAGCCCCACCTTAAAAGGGACTGCGAACTGGTTGTGGAAATTGCCCGTGAGAAAGGGCTTCATTTCAGGATGGCGGTCATCCATGCCGAAGTCGACAAGGAAAGGGTAAGGGGGGCGTTGCGGCGGGGTGAGGTGAAGCCTTCCGGCCCGGCCCCGCCCCTGCGGGAAGAGGACCTGGACGAAACGGTCAGGATTGTTGGGCAAATGGGATATGAGCCGATTATTGGCGCCATGAAAGCAGGGGCGGAGGTGATTCTGGCCGGCCGCGCCTACGATCCGTCGGTCTTTGCCGCCCCGGCCGTAAAAAGAGGCTTTGATCCTGGTTTAGCGATTCACCTGGGGAAAATTCTCGAATGCGGGGCTATTGCAGCCTCTCCCGGCAGCGGCAGCGATTGCTTGCTGGGATGTTTGGGAAGAGGATATTTTGAGGTGGAGCCTTTGAACCCGATCCGGAGATGTACGGTCACCTCCGTGGCAGCGCATACCCTTTATGAAAAGACCGACCCGCTCGCCCTGCCCGGTCCTGGCGGCCTGCTTGACCTGAAAGAGGCAAGGTTTGAGCAGGCAGGGGAGGGCCGGGTAAGAGTGACGGGCAGCCGGTTTATCCCGGCCGACCGGTATTGGGTCAAGCTGGAAGGGGTGAAGAAGGCCGGCTACAGGACGATATCCATTGCCGGCTGCCGCGACCCGGTTATGGTGAAGGAAATCGACGGGGTAATCGAGTCGGTGCGGGAAAGGGTGCGTGACAACTTCAAAGAGTTAGGCTACGAATATTTTCTCGACTTTAAGCTTTACGGCAAAAACGGCGTAATGGGGGCGCTGGAGCCTGAGCGGCAGGCGGTTTCCCATGAACTGGGGATCATCATTGAGGCAGTGGCCGAAACCCAGGACCTGGCCGATACCATCTGCGGCTTTGCCCGGTCCACCATGCTTCACTGCAGTTACCCCGGCCGGGTGGCGACGGCGGGAAATTTGGCTTTTCCCTATTCTCCGTCTGACTTTAAAGGCGGGGCGGTATACCAGTTCAGCGTCTACCACCTGATGGCTGTGGCCGATCCTTATGAGCTTTTTCCTTTAGAGTTGATTAATGTTTAA
- the ErfK gene encoding Uncharacterized protein conserved in bacteria — protein MLIRFVFIMPVLCLALLSACRQPAEAAPRIVINKGTNQLAFFEDGFLMDVFPVATGRQPHFTPEGVWQVVVKLVYPSWRPPGGGPVVPGGAPENPLGPRWLGLDALGTNGSSYGLHGNNDPPSIGTYATSGCVRMHNQDILWLYDRVPVGTEVEIINSGEDLTGWKKFSRITVNGAEPEFLPHLGPVQAGETTYLPVRPVAAALGYRLWWDESAGTLLAANIEREVFLAPGSRLVTVNNCSFTAEEAPFLLENTTCVPDYYFERFFGAKIYRDEENNTLKLEAPVDKAAGRLVKYHLELKVNGKTVILPEELTPLTDGENLLLPARPFCSAAGASVSWNGQTRSVEIEMKGRHASIPVNGSPALVNGTAVATASNIFTRNGSSYVSLRFLADVFGFQAETGGKARTLSVYTF, from the coding sequence TTGCTTATCAGATTCGTCTTTATTATGCCGGTCCTCTGTCTGGCCTTATTATCCGCCTGTCGGCAACCGGCCGAGGCTGCCCCAAGAATAGTGATAAACAAGGGGACCAACCAGCTTGCCTTTTTTGAAGACGGTTTCCTTATGGACGTGTTCCCGGTGGCCACCGGCCGCCAGCCCCACTTTACACCCGAGGGGGTCTGGCAGGTGGTCGTCAAGCTGGTTTATCCTTCCTGGCGCCCCCCCGGAGGCGGGCCGGTGGTTCCCGGAGGAGCACCGGAAAACCCGCTGGGGCCGCGCTGGCTGGGGCTGGACGCCCTGGGCACAAACGGGAGCAGCTACGGCCTGCACGGCAATAATGACCCGCCGTCCATAGGAACTTATGCCACTTCCGGCTGTGTCAGGATGCACAACCAGGACATCCTCTGGCTGTACGACCGCGTCCCGGTTGGTACGGAGGTGGAAATAATCAACAGCGGCGAGGACCTGACCGGATGGAAAAAATTCAGCCGCATTACCGTGAACGGCGCAGAGCCGGAATTTCTGCCCCATCTTGGTCCGGTGCAGGCGGGGGAAACAACCTACCTGCCGGTGCGGCCCGTAGCGGCAGCCCTCGGCTACCGGCTGTGGTGGGACGAAAGTGCAGGTACCCTTCTGGCAGCAAACATCGAAAGGGAAGTATTTCTTGCTCCGGGCAGCCGCCTGGTCACCGTAAACAACTGCAGTTTTACCGCCGAGGAAGCGCCTTTCCTGCTGGAAAATACCACCTGCGTTCCCGACTATTACTTTGAGCGCTTCTTTGGGGCAAAAATTTACCGGGACGAAGAAAATAACACCCTAAAACTGGAAGCTCCTGTGGATAAAGCTGCCGGCAGGCTGGTCAAGTATCATCTGGAGCTAAAGGTTAACGGCAAAACCGTCATCCTGCCGGAGGAGCTTACCCCCCTTACCGACGGCGAAAACCTGCTGCTCCCGGCCCGCCCCTTTTGCTCCGCCGCCGGCGCATCGGTGAGCTGGAACGGGCAGACGCGATCAGTGGAAATCGAAATGAAAGGAAGGCATGCCTCCATTCCCGTAAACGGCTCCCCTGCCCTGGTCAACGGTACTGCTGTGGCAACAGCCTCAAATATTTTCACCAGAAACGGCTCTTCATACGTGAGCCTGCGCTTCCTGGCCGATGTATTCGGCTTCCAGGCCGAAACGGGCGGTAAAGCCCGTACCCTCAGTGTTTACACTTTTTAA